From Desulfotignum phosphitoxidans DSM 13687, one genomic window encodes:
- a CDS encoding tetratricopeptide repeat protein: MATLESAARIIHRPETPSVPAVPAKTASREPETESRTDLFTQDELFGVKKGQYIKKARARVLADIESLSGNCRWQDIVSLYHPVEEKLPELDEAGMADMVKEKIAFAMGHLKQFDDAISLLTACIRNDPDNFYTRSSLAYTAYSSLFAAKNREIFLAGAPRARRIELAHENFTRARKLRPDGVTNCYRHAMLHLQIQNKPKPALHLLNQAIANWENLSEQDQTRRHQEKKNYVKSLYRSASVLLANGEALKALERIQTCLKQDESSHHVSVCFKYFALGKIQFCREEYGRAGEALRFALQSREKNQPVDFVHELLARTCLAQGLIDQAKYTIEQVPVRMRRPYFRWTEADVLCAAGRFDRALQVLTETADRDSRSKHVALVRLAKICYSRGQFESGAGHAGRAVDFFNEKWGNLFYEGLFWQALCAFKAGRKQQAETLVAELERACPNFPKLDRLAAMVRG, from the coding sequence ATGGCAACACTGGAATCCGCAGCAAGAATCATTCATCGGCCCGAAACCCCTTCCGTTCCGGCGGTCCCGGCGAAAACAGCTTCCCGGGAGCCGGAAACCGAATCCCGGACCGATCTGTTCACCCAGGACGAACTGTTCGGGGTCAAAAAAGGCCAGTACATCAAAAAAGCCCGGGCCAGGGTATTGGCGGACATCGAATCGTTGTCCGGCAACTGCCGGTGGCAGGATATCGTCAGTCTGTATCATCCCGTGGAAGAAAAACTGCCGGAGCTGGATGAGGCAGGCATGGCCGACATGGTCAAGGAAAAAATCGCGTTCGCCATGGGACACCTGAAACAGTTCGACGATGCCATTTCATTGCTTACTGCCTGCATCCGCAATGACCCGGACAATTTCTACACCCGGTCATCCCTGGCATATACGGCCTACTCGTCCCTGTTTGCCGCCAAAAACCGTGAAATTTTCCTGGCCGGGGCTCCCCGGGCGAGGCGGATCGAGCTGGCTCACGAAAACTTCACCCGGGCCAGAAAACTGCGGCCGGACGGGGTGACCAATTGTTACCGACATGCCATGCTGCACCTTCAGATCCAGAACAAACCCAAACCGGCCCTGCACCTGCTGAACCAGGCCATTGCCAACTGGGAAAACCTGTCGGAACAAGACCAGACCCGGCGGCACCAGGAAAAGAAAAACTATGTCAAATCCCTGTACCGCAGTGCCAGTGTGCTTCTGGCAAACGGCGAGGCATTGAAGGCCCTGGAACGGATTCAGACCTGCCTGAAACAGGATGAATCTTCCCATCACGTATCTGTGTGCTTCAAATATTTCGCTTTGGGCAAAATCCAGTTCTGCCGGGAGGAATACGGCCGGGCCGGGGAAGCCCTGCGGTTCGCCCTGCAAAGCCGGGAGAAAAACCAGCCCGTGGATTTTGTGCATGAACTGCTGGCCCGCACCTGCCTGGCACAGGGCCTGATCGATCAGGCCAAATACACCATCGAGCAGGTCCCGGTCAGGATGCGGCGGCCCTATTTCCGGTGGACGGAGGCGGATGTGCTGTGTGCGGCAGGACGGTTTGACCGGGCCTTGCAGGTGCTCACGGAAACCGCAGACCGGGACAGCCGGTCGAAACATGTGGCCCTGGTGCGCCTGGCCAAAATCTGCTACAGCCGGGGGCAGTTTGAATCCGGGGCTGGACATGCCGGCCGGGCCGTTGATTTCTTCAATGAAAAATGGGGCAATCTTTTTTATGAAGGCCTTTTCTGGCAGGCATTGTGCGCGTTCAAGGCCGGCCGGAAACAACAGGCTGAAACCCTGGTGGCGGAACTGGAGCGGGCATGTCCGAACTTTCCCAAACTGGACCGGCTGGCCGCCATGGTGCGGGGATAG